One Oncorhynchus masou masou isolate Uvic2021 chromosome 27, UVic_Omas_1.1, whole genome shotgun sequence genomic window carries:
- the zgc:194930 gene encoding uncharacterized protein zgc:194930, which produces MGCQCCRMLKSYIYDPTAQVDVHGRKRDPAESSLYQSHHLPGDSGNQFSIKQNQGFHNLGFSNKYTERRGGGSLKLEIDNNHINKLHAVPTNPERELGTGQAAKPHVGEGGGDLYILHPEGQVPRRDPSKGLNLVRVYPNTPSLDLTLNLTHSGDTDSHPDKIRMVRNFSDPSIGDRYGVGCNTSSVDELDEGVGGTPEYLGDTGDEQSVLSVDIQTSTTSLSSADTNDDRGAPDTTTTENGIGISVKKSEDEGKEGEDDDVQSVTDSMVAEALAALEAATAGED; this is translated from the exons ATGGGGTGCCAATGCTGTCGGATGCTGAAAAG ttacatCTATGATCCGACCGCTCAGGTGGACGTCCACGGCAGGAAGAGGGACCCGGCTGAGAGCTCCCTCTACCAGTCCCACCACCTACCAGGAGACAGCGGGAACCAGTTCAGCATCAAGCAGAACCAGGGCTTCCACAACCTGGGCTTCAGCAACAAGTACACCGAAAGACGAGGTGGCGGAAGCCTCAAGCTGGAGATCGacaacaaccacatcaacaaGCTCCACGCCGTGCCCACCAACCCAGAGAGGGAGTTGGGCACGGGGCAGGCAGCCAAGCCTCATGtgggagagggtggtggagatCTATATATCCTCCATCCAGAGGGCCAGGTGCCAAGACGAGATCCATCCAAGGGCCTCAATCTAGTCCGAGTCTATCCCAACACACCCTCCCTGGATCTTACTCTCAATCTGACCCACTCAGGTGACACTGACTCTCACCCAGACAAGATTAGGATGGTCCGGAACTTCTCGGATCCCTCCATCGGGGACAGGTATGGGGTGGGGTGCAACACCTCATCAGTGGACGAGCTGGACGAGGGGGTGGGGGGCACGCCGGAGTACCTGGGAGACACGGGAGATGAgcagagtgtcctgtctgtggaCATTCAAACCAGTACGACGAGCCTGTCCTCGGCAGACACAAACGACGATAGGGGGGCGCCGGACACCACTACCACAGAGAATGGGATCGGGATCTCAGTGAAGAAGAGCGAGGATgaggggaaggaaggggaagACGATGACGTGCAGAGCGTCACAGACTCTATGGTGGCAGAAGCTCTGGCAGCTCTAGAGGCAGCGACTGCCGGGGAGGACTAA